The following are from one region of the Tenacibaculum dicentrarchi genome:
- the dnaX gene encoding DNA polymerase III subunit gamma/tau, protein MEHFIVSARKYRPQIFEDVVGQQAITNTLENAIKNDHLAQALLFTGPRGVGKTSCARILAKRINQEDNTTVKTDEDFAFNIFELDAASNNSVDDIRNLTDQVRIPPQTGKYKVYIIDEVHMLSQAAFNAFLKTLEEPPAHAIFILATTEKHKIIPTILSRCQIFDFKRIGVLDAKEYLKTICIKENITADDDALHIIAQKADGAMRDALSIFDRVISFSGKNLTREAVTQNLNVLDYDVYFTITDLLIEQKIPQVLLAFNAVLNKGFEGHHFINGLASHFRDLLVAKDATTISLLEVGDTTKKKYFEQSKKASMQFLLPGIDKANDCDLKYRGSKNQRLLVELTLMQIASINFDGAKKKSSNYIIPATFFTSLSPVKNNTAEPIVKQTVKVSAAPIKPLISATSQPSSKPLLKNIKRRTSGLSLKSVHQKPVVKNTEYDSENFENHPKTLFTDKELKDAWKAYTLKTQQLGDLSIASVLASNQPVLAKEYAITFSIPNELMQTQLERIKAKLTRFLREKLNNYAIHLKIIVNEVEQKKFAYTPQEKYTKLKEKNPVIEKLKSIFGLDI, encoded by the coding sequence ATGGAACATTTTATAGTATCAGCACGTAAATATCGTCCTCAAATTTTTGAAGATGTAGTTGGGCAACAAGCAATTACAAACACGCTTGAAAATGCTATAAAAAATGACCATTTAGCCCAGGCATTATTATTTACAGGTCCTAGAGGTGTTGGAAAAACGTCTTGTGCGCGTATTTTAGCAAAACGCATCAATCAAGAAGACAATACAACAGTTAAAACTGATGAAGATTTTGCTTTTAATATTTTTGAATTAGATGCAGCATCAAATAATTCTGTTGATGACATCCGAAATTTAACCGATCAAGTTCGTATTCCTCCACAAACAGGAAAATACAAAGTATATATCATTGATGAAGTTCACATGCTTTCTCAAGCGGCTTTTAATGCCTTTTTAAAAACCCTAGAAGAGCCTCCAGCCCATGCTATTTTTATTTTAGCAACTACCGAAAAACATAAAATTATTCCCACGATATTATCTCGTTGTCAAATTTTTGATTTTAAACGTATTGGTGTTTTAGATGCAAAAGAATATTTAAAAACCATTTGCATTAAAGAAAATATTACAGCAGATGATGATGCGCTGCATATTATCGCTCAAAAAGCAGACGGTGCCATGCGTGACGCTTTGTCTATTTTTGATAGAGTAATTAGTTTTTCAGGGAAAAACTTAACTCGAGAGGCAGTCACCCAAAATTTAAACGTGTTAGATTATGACGTATATTTTACAATTACTGATTTACTAATTGAACAAAAAATTCCACAAGTTTTACTGGCTTTTAATGCTGTTTTAAACAAAGGTTTTGAAGGTCATCATTTTATAAACGGATTAGCATCTCATTTTAGAGATTTGTTGGTTGCAAAAGATGCCACTACTATTTCTTTACTTGAAGTTGGTGATACTACTAAGAAAAAATATTTTGAACAATCAAAAAAAGCAAGTATGCAGTTTCTGCTCCCAGGAATTGACAAAGCAAACGATTGCGATTTAAAATATCGAGGCAGTAAAAACCAACGATTGCTAGTAGAATTAACCTTAATGCAAATAGCCTCTATCAATTTTGATGGAGCAAAAAAAAAATCTAGCAACTACATAATTCCAGCTACTTTTTTTACTTCTTTATCTCCAGTAAAAAATAACACAGCAGAACCTATTGTAAAACAAACAGTAAAAGTATCAGCGGCTCCAATAAAGCCGCTAATTAGCGCTACTAGTCAACCATCATCAAAACCATTATTAAAAAATATAAAACGCCGCACTTCAGGCTTATCTTTAAAAAGTGTTCATCAAAAACCAGTGGTTAAAAATACAGAGTATGATTCTGAAAATTTTGAAAACCATCCTAAAACTCTTTTTACAGACAAAGAACTTAAAGATGCTTGGAAAGCATACACTTTAAAAACACAACAACTAGGCGATCTTAGTATTGCTTCAGTTTTAGCCTCTAACCAACCTGTTTTAGCAAAAGAATATGCAATTACTTTTTCTATCCCAAATGAATTGATGCAAACCCAATTAGAACGTATTAAAGCTAAACTTACTCGATTTTTGCGTGAAAAATTAAATAATTATGCAATTCATTTAAAAATTATAGTTAATGAAGTTGAACAGAAAAAATTTGCCTATACTCCTCAAGAAAAATATACCAAATTAAAAGAGAAAAATCCTGTAATAGAAAAATTAAAAAGTATTTTTGGCTTAGATATTTAG
- a CDS encoding universal stress protein codes for MIKNILIGIAFSPNLKANLFESIRLSNMFNAQLIGVHVGQKSDEKEKQLQHLLSEAPTLKKPLKVIWQEGKPVDVILQTTTQEKVDLLILGALQKEKIYTYYVGSIARKLTRKAPCSVLLLIKPSTERAPCKHIVISGLQDEKTEETIKTGFNFATSLDCKRVTIVEEISAAELNVNVSDDVSLRKATLTKERVQKREDARVNKMLKHIKTADIIIKTQNIFGRRGYSIGHYAKVKRADLLVISAPKKIGLLDRIFPHDIEYILSELPTDVLIVK; via the coding sequence TTGATAAAAAACATTCTTATTGGTATTGCTTTTTCCCCCAATTTAAAAGCTAATTTATTTGAGAGCATTCGCTTGTCAAATATGTTTAATGCACAATTAATTGGAGTTCACGTCGGACAAAAATCTGACGAAAAAGAAAAACAACTACAACACTTATTAAGTGAGGCCCCTACCCTAAAAAAACCTTTAAAAGTTATTTGGCAAGAAGGAAAACCCGTTGATGTAATTTTACAAACAACAACACAAGAAAAAGTAGATCTATTAATACTGGGTGCTTTACAAAAAGAAAAAATATACACCTATTATGTAGGCTCAATTGCCCGAAAACTTACCCGTAAAGCTCCTTGCTCTGTATTATTATTAATAAAACCATCTACAGAAAGAGCGCCCTGTAAACACATTGTTATCAGTGGTTTACAAGACGAAAAAACAGAAGAAACCATTAAAACAGGCTTTAATTTCGCTACAAGTTTAGACTGCAAAAGAGTTACTATTGTTGAAGAAATAAGTGCTGCCGAATTAAACGTAAACGTAAGTGATGACGTATCATTACGTAAAGCAACACTAACCAAAGAACGTGTGCAAAAACGTGAAGATGCACGTGTAAATAAAATGCTAAAACACATTAAAACAGCTGATATTATCATAAAAACACAAAATATTTTTGGTCGTAGAGGATATTCTATTGGTCATTATGCAAAAGTAAAAAGAGCCGATTTATTGGTTATAAGTGCCCCTAAAAAAATAGGGCTTTTAGATCGAATATTTCCGCATGATATTGAATATATCTTATCCGAATTACCAACAGATGTTTTAATAGTTAAGTAA
- a CDS encoding SulP family inorganic anion transporter produces the protein MGKSKRFKTFLSEIPQNIFAGFVVSLIALPLGFGLALASGAPPISGVIAAIVGGTVVAILGGSNVTITGPGNGLVVVVLAAITTLGAGNMHQGYLYTLAAIVISGIIMIILGFLRMGALGDYFPSSAIQGMLAAIGIGIFAKQIHVMLGNLNAKGSIIDLLLQMPSGIIDFIKTDNTSIFCAGLVGVVSLLIMVFYSKIRNKYFQLIPAPMWIVVLSIGMYYYYDLFSVSPYPIDKSLLIELPNDVLSSFAFPNFDKIYEFEFINAVISITLIASIESLLSIKAVDKLDTLKRRSNVNKDIRSLGLATVISGLLGGLNVVTVIARSSVNVNNKGSNRSANFFHALFLVVFILLFATELRKIPLPALAAILVYTGYKLASPENIVKVFKIGKEQLIIFLATLLTTIATNLITGILVGIFITFIIHVFINKNIMFFITNLLKPNVLMFKEDEKYYVSVKNFASFLNFTKLKSKLDQIPETEEAIIDFSLCDFIDHSVMENLNNYAETFKRKGGYFEVIGLDGYKTESAHPFALRKNNPIEPVENNTRSSNLTKRQKSLQKISNELKWSYNISAKEALTKIPDFGYFKTRQISNISNILSNDNCILFDVEFSEGELIAKQIIKVTMMYIDIEKNTPEFTLDKEGIFEYIYHFAGFKDINIDNHPDFSKRFYLSGKNASQIKSFFTDELVLFFESNKYYHIESNNKGLLVIGRERLAGIKEIKTLANFGVRLKNTIYK, from the coding sequence ATGGGAAAATCAAAACGTTTTAAAACATTTTTAAGTGAAATACCTCAAAATATTTTTGCAGGTTTCGTAGTATCATTAATAGCCCTTCCCTTAGGTTTCGGATTAGCCTTAGCATCAGGGGCACCACCAATTTCAGGAGTTATTGCTGCAATTGTAGGAGGTACTGTTGTTGCTATTTTGGGAGGTTCTAATGTAACAATTACAGGTCCTGGAAATGGATTAGTTGTTGTTGTATTAGCAGCAATAACTACCTTAGGAGCTGGCAATATGCATCAAGGATATTTATATACCCTTGCGGCCATTGTTATTTCAGGAATTATCATGATTATTCTTGGTTTTCTTCGAATGGGAGCTTTAGGAGATTATTTTCCATCCTCCGCTATTCAAGGAATGCTAGCAGCTATAGGTATCGGTATTTTTGCCAAACAAATACATGTAATGCTGGGTAATTTAAATGCAAAAGGAAGTATTATAGACTTACTTTTACAAATGCCTAGCGGAATCATTGATTTTATAAAAACCGATAACACCAGTATTTTTTGTGCAGGTTTAGTTGGTGTTGTTAGTTTATTAATCATGGTTTTTTACAGTAAAATACGTAATAAATACTTTCAATTAATCCCTGCTCCTATGTGGATTGTTGTTTTAAGTATTGGTATGTACTACTATTATGATTTATTTTCAGTAAGCCCATACCCTATTGATAAAAGTTTATTAATAGAGTTACCCAACGATGTTTTATCGAGCTTTGCTTTTCCTAATTTTGATAAAATTTATGAATTTGAATTTATAAATGCAGTAATTTCCATAACATTAATTGCTAGTATTGAAAGTTTATTAAGTATAAAAGCGGTAGATAAATTAGATACCTTAAAGCGTCGTTCTAACGTTAATAAAGACATCAGATCCTTAGGTTTAGCCACAGTAATCAGTGGTCTTCTAGGTGGTTTAAATGTTGTAACGGTAATAGCACGAAGCTCTGTTAATGTAAATAACAAAGGAAGTAATCGTTCAGCAAACTTTTTTCATGCATTATTTTTAGTAGTATTTATTTTACTTTTCGCTACCGAATTACGAAAAATACCATTACCAGCTTTAGCAGCAATATTAGTATATACAGGTTATAAATTAGCATCACCCGAAAATATTGTTAAAGTATTTAAAATAGGAAAAGAGCAATTAATTATCTTTTTGGCAACCCTATTAACTACTATAGCTACCAATTTAATTACGGGTATTTTAGTGGGTATTTTTATTACTTTTATCATTCATGTTTTTATTAATAAAAACATTATGTTTTTTATTACAAACCTATTAAAACCAAATGTTTTAATGTTTAAAGAAGATGAAAAATATTATGTTTCAGTAAAAAACTTCGCAAGTTTTTTAAACTTCACAAAATTAAAATCAAAATTAGATCAAATACCTGAAACTGAAGAAGCAATTATTGATTTTTCTTTATGTGATTTTATAGATCATTCTGTTATGGAAAATTTAAATAATTACGCAGAAACCTTTAAGCGAAAAGGTGGTTATTTTGAAGTTATTGGTTTAGATGGTTATAAAACAGAAAGCGCCCATCCATTTGCTTTACGTAAAAATAACCCTATTGAACCTGTTGAAAATAATACTAGATCATCTAATTTAACAAAACGACAAAAATCATTACAAAAAATTTCTAACGAATTAAAATGGTCGTATAATATTTCAGCAAAAGAAGCTCTAACTAAAATTCCAGATTTTGGTTACTTTAAAACTCGCCAAATAAGTAATATATCTAATATTTTATCTAATGATAACTGTATATTATTTGACGTTGAATTTTCAGAAGGAGAATTAATTGCTAAACAAATTATTAAAGTCACTATGATGTATATTGACATTGAAAAAAACACTCCTGAATTCACTTTAGACAAAGAAGGGATTTTCGAATACATTTATCATTTTGCAGGTTTTAAAGACATTAACATAGACAATCATCCTGATTTTTCTAAACGATTTTATCTTTCTGGAAAAAATGCTTCTCAAATAAAAAGTTTTTTCACAGACGAACTTGTTTTATTCTTTGAAAGCAATAAATACTATCATATTGAATCAAACAATAAAGGTTTATTAGTTATCGGTCGAGAACGATTAGCAGGTATTAAAGAAATAAAAACACTTGCCAATTTCGGAGTTCGTTTAAAAAACACTATTTACAAATAG